In the Prochlorococcus sp. MIT 1307 genome, one interval contains:
- a CDS encoding prephenate/arogenate dehydrogenase has product MTHTKNSSNCIGIVGLGLIGGSLALDLQALGFKVHGLVHRATTATKAKERGLAQVISTDPKILSDCDLIILALPLDQLLKPSQSLLKALPPSAVITDVGSVKAPVLKTWTKLHQRFVASHPMAGNANSGVGAGQIELFKHRPWVATPDTNTDTEALKKVQDLALALSSEWITAEAEMHDQAVALISHLPVLISAALLKTLCNERNPSLLELAKKLASTGFADTTRVGGGNPTLGTGMMENNSSAILRALSSYRWSLEQFEEAMISQHWSQIQAELEKTQTLRPEFLNDKL; this is encoded by the coding sequence ATGACGCACACAAAAAATTCATCGAACTGCATTGGGATAGTTGGACTCGGACTAATCGGAGGATCATTAGCTCTAGATCTACAAGCTCTTGGCTTTAAGGTGCATGGTCTTGTTCATCGCGCTACTACTGCTACAAAAGCAAAAGAAAGAGGGTTAGCTCAAGTAATTAGCACAGATCCAAAAATCCTTTCAGATTGTGACCTAATAATCCTTGCTTTACCTCTCGACCAACTTCTGAAGCCATCTCAATCACTCCTTAAGGCATTGCCACCATCAGCAGTCATTACAGATGTAGGTTCAGTAAAAGCTCCTGTTTTGAAAACTTGGACCAAGCTTCATCAACGTTTTGTAGCAAGTCATCCAATGGCAGGAAATGCTAATTCAGGGGTAGGAGCCGGCCAAATAGAGTTATTTAAACATCGTCCATGGGTGGCAACACCTGATACCAATACAGACACGGAAGCCCTGAAAAAAGTTCAGGACCTAGCACTTGCTTTAAGTAGTGAATGGATCACAGCTGAAGCTGAAATGCACGATCAAGCTGTAGCACTTATTTCACATTTACCTGTACTTATAAGTGCTGCTTTACTAAAAACACTTTGTAATGAGCGCAATCCATCTTTATTAGAACTAGCCAAAAAACTTGCATCCACTGGTTTCGCTGACACCACAAGAGTTGGAGGAGGTAATCCAACTCTTGGAACCGGAATGATGGAAAACAACAGTTCTGCGATTTTGAGAGCATTGAGCTCTTATCGCTGGAGCCTTGAGCAATTTGAGGAGGCCATGATTTCTCAACACTGGTCGCAGATTCAAGCAGAACTCGAAAAAACCCAAACACTAAGACCAGAGTTTCTTAATGACAAACTTTAA
- a CDS encoding helicase C-terminal domain-containing protein — translation MLEASAHAQLKDILQAISCPWPHNLTLGRLVARTFRRRDNTLIQLDIGSQDFWWLGLLIPLSFDPSSAVLILSEKQRQRLLKIELPRLREKGVQLECWEGSQAPPDGQLWLMDYLGLVQAFRQESLQSKHLIIPEAEFLNERLRDVMALKITSEDWERLRRAHPSVDVALMQLHERLSRKLFAQSTRVGAHVRMDCSEIFALRDLIDSLLPSPPPWFELLQPESDHWASWAELDHKTLNWIWHLKLLDPLKHLYGLFKHQPYLLLTGTDRNDLLITQLESLASPLKVKVTLGGHLLQEPISLFAPRSQPLPNTEFYAQHLLDQSRRLILGLAGVTILLLDDDQLRRQITSELASEFGKRVIHETITPDSNGVICCRWSWWLLHQDQLPPPQQLIIAILPLSSVEEPLIAARVEALKRQGRDWFRELLLPEALSVLPQAVAPLRASHGRLAILDGRLRSRSWGEQFSRSLEPWTPLQRLLPN, via the coding sequence ATGCTGGAAGCTAGTGCCCATGCCCAGCTCAAAGATATTCTGCAGGCTATTTCATGCCCATGGCCGCACAACTTGACGCTTGGTCGCTTGGTTGCGCGAACTTTTAGGAGAAGAGATAACACTTTGATTCAACTTGATATAGGTAGTCAAGATTTTTGGTGGCTCGGGCTTCTTATTCCACTTTCTTTTGATCCCTCAAGTGCGGTTTTAATTCTTTCAGAAAAGCAACGTCAACGGCTTTTAAAAATTGAACTACCTCGACTTAGAGAGAAAGGGGTACAGCTGGAATGTTGGGAAGGCTCTCAAGCTCCACCTGATGGACAACTCTGGCTAATGGATTATTTGGGGTTGGTTCAAGCTTTTCGGCAAGAGTCACTGCAATCTAAGCATTTGATTATTCCGGAGGCTGAGTTTCTCAACGAAAGACTTCGTGATGTGATGGCGTTGAAAATTACGTCAGAAGATTGGGAACGGCTCAGAAGGGCTCACCCCTCTGTTGATGTTGCATTGATGCAGTTACATGAGCGCTTAAGTCGAAAACTTTTTGCGCAATCCACCCGAGTTGGTGCTCATGTTCGTATGGATTGCAGTGAAATATTTGCACTAAGAGATCTCATCGATTCTTTATTGCCTTCTCCCCCCCCTTGGTTTGAGTTGCTTCAGCCTGAGAGTGATCATTGGGCCAGTTGGGCTGAACTTGATCACAAAACATTGAATTGGATTTGGCATTTGAAGCTTTTAGACCCTCTAAAACACTTATATGGCCTTTTTAAGCATCAACCTTATCTTTTGCTGACTGGCACGGACCGCAATGATTTGTTGATTACTCAATTGGAATCATTAGCTAGCCCTCTCAAGGTCAAGGTCACATTGGGAGGACACCTTTTGCAAGAGCCGATTTCGCTATTTGCACCTCGAAGTCAACCACTGCCAAATACAGAGTTTTATGCACAGCATTTACTAGATCAATCTCGAAGATTGATCCTTGGACTTGCTGGAGTTACTATTCTTTTGCTAGATGACGATCAATTACGGCGACAAATAACTAGTGAGTTGGCGTCAGAGTTTGGTAAAAGAGTGATACATGAAACAATTACTCCTGATTCCAATGGAGTTATATGTTGCCGATGGTCTTGGTGGCTTCTTCATCAAGATCAACTTCCACCCCCTCAGCAACTCATTATAGCAATACTGCCGTTGTCCAGTGTTGAAGAACCATTAATAGCAGCAAGGGTTGAGGCCTTGAAACGACAAGGTCGTGATTGGTTCCGTGAGTTACTTTTACCAGAAGCGTTGAGTGTGCTACCGCAAGCAGTAGCTCCTCTGAGAGCTAGTCACGGCCGCCTTGCGATTCTTGATGGTAGGTTACGTTCTCGTAGTTG